From one uncultured Methanoregula sp. genomic stretch:
- a CDS encoding DDE-type integrase/transposase/recombinase, whose protein sequence is MSRLTNQDIVMIILYWGKGKPVVEISQKFQVTRQRVYQLITLFKASRKYPTNKKTGRKPEPINERTEALVLESYRTNAVGATYLEKKIEETYGIHIPHNRIYRVLLNHDLVEINMRKRQQRKYVRYERTHSMSMWQGDWKEFELDSSKRWLVAFMDDSSRLITCYGVFDAPTTENTITVLNQGFKDYGTPREILTDHGTQFVSARNREHAHHTFGEFLNHHNINHILAGVKHPQTNGKIERFFGEVERRISKFGSVDAVVHWHNVIKPHMSLDFDEPCNAFWYRLPPERILDYAQKWLYV, encoded by the coding sequence GTGAGCAGATTAACGAATCAGGATATTGTAATGATAATCCTGTACTGGGGGAAGGGCAAACCAGTAGTCGAGATATCACAAAAATTCCAAGTTACTCGTCAACGAGTGTATCAGCTCATCACCCTGTTCAAAGCGTCTAGAAAATATCCTACCAACAAGAAAACCGGAAGAAAACCTGAACCAATCAACGAAAGAACCGAAGCGTTGGTTCTCGAAAGTTATCGAACCAACGCAGTAGGAGCGACTTATCTGGAGAAGAAGATTGAGGAAACATATGGGATTCACATCCCCCATAACAGGATCTATCGTGTTTTGTTGAACCACGACCTGGTGGAGATCAACATGAGGAAACGACAACAGCGGAAGTATGTCCGGTATGAACGGACACATTCCATGTCGATGTGGCAGGGGGATTGGAAAGAATTCGAACTTGATAGTTCGAAGAGATGGCTTGTCGCATTCATGGACGATTCATCCCGTCTCATAACCTGCTATGGTGTATTCGATGCACCAACCACGGAAAACACTATCACGGTCCTGAATCAGGGATTCAAGGATTACGGTACACCCCGCGAGATCCTGACAGACCATGGCACCCAATTCGTTTCTGCCAGAAACCGTGAACATGCTCACCACACATTTGGGGAATTCCTGAATCATCACAACATCAATCACATCCTCGCTGGCGTGAAACATCCCCAGACTAACGGTAAAATCGAACGGTTCTTTGGGGAGGTTGAACGACGTATCTCAAAGTTCGGTTCGGTTGATGCAGTTGTTCACTGGCATAACGTCATCAAACCTCACATGAGTCTTGACTTCGATGAACCATGTAATGCCTTCTGGTACCGATTGCCTCCGGAGAGGATCCTGGATTATGCACAGAAATGGTTATATGTGTAA